The Paenibacillus sp. FSL R7-0345 DNA segment CCAGCTCTGGAACTCGGTATCCATTGTAGTTCCTTACGTCATCGGTACTGTGCTGACAACCAGCTTTGCCGGTTATGCGTTTGCCAAGCTGAGATTTCCGCTGCGCGGAATGTGGTTCGTGCTGGTCATCAGCAGCATGATGCTGCCGAGCGCCGTTACACTGCTGCCGCAGTTTTCGCTCTACACCTCGCTTGGACTGGCTGGTAAGCCTGCACTGATCATCCCTGCTTTTTTCTGTGCCGGCGGGAACGCATATTTCGTATTTCTGCTGCGGCAATTTTTCATGACGATCCCTGTAGAATTAAGCGAAGCGGCCAAAATCGACGGAGCCGGCCATTTCCGCATCTACTCCAGAATTATGCTTCCGCTAATCCGCCCGGCGATGATCGTGGTTGCTTTGTTCAGCTTCATCAACTGCTGGAATGAGTTTTTCTACACGATGATTTACCTGAAGACAGAGGCTGATTATACGCTGCCGATGGGTCTTTATATCGTTAACGGCATGCGGATTCCGAACTATGAGCAGGTCATGGCCCTTGCACTGGTCGTCACCGCTCCCTGCCTGGTGTTTTTCCTGATCGGCAACAAATATTTTGTAGAAGGCATTACGTTGACAGGAATTAAAGGTTAGAGAGGAGACTAAGCAACTATGGCAAAGAAGAAAAAGTGGTCCCGCAAAATGTGGGTGGCAGCCTTATGTACAGCTGTTACTCTGAACGCGGGGATTGTCCCGGCATCGGCAAACTATACAACGGATTTTGTGCATGAAGGGGTAGGGACGGATTACGGTGAGGCGCAGTGGAAGCCGGGCAACCAGATCACAGCACAGCCGGTAGATTTTAGTCAGGAGACAATCGGGCAGATGATGCAGGCGATTGAGGATTTTGATTTTGCCAAGTTTGCGCAGGACAACAGTGATCTTCCGTGGATCGATTCATTACTCGTCAACACCGGCGTAATTCCTGATGATGCAGGGGACGAAGGTGGAGCGAACACGCTTTACAGCCGCGGCAGTGCGTTATATATGAAGACTCAGGATAACTCGAAGCTAGGTTTCGTCGGGACAGTACATTATGCGGACACACTGAACAAAGACACCATGTACAGCATTTCACTCTCAACAGGCGGGCTAACCGAGGACAAAAGCAAGCGCAAAAATTATCCCAGCCACGGCGATCAGACCTACAGCAGCGGCGGGCTGGAGATTAACCAGCGTAAGTTCATATCCGCGTACAACAGTGCCGTTACACTTCTGAAGCTGACCAATAAGGGCAGCCAGCCGGTTACGGTCAAGATGACCGTAAAGTCCCCTTTTGTCACCAAGGCTGAAGGCAATGAATTAATCGGCAACCGGGTTGCTGCTCCTTTAATGGTTGGACGAGCCGGTGAGCAGTATGTGGAAGCCATGTCTTATGTCGATGTGCATCTCAGCGGGGACGGCATGAGCGCAGCTGGCAGCAAGCTGGTCAAAGAAATTACCGTTCCGGCCGGCGGCTCGGTGGATGAGAAGGTGGTAATGGGCTGGCTGGCCGAAGAGATTCCCGCCTCCAAAACTCAGTATGCATCGTTTAAGGAAGCCGGTAATGAGCAGGCTTTTGCCGATCAGGTTACACAGTACAATGAGTGGTGGGCGGAGAATATTCCTTATATCGACGTGCCTGATGAAAATGTGAAAAAGGTGCTCTACTACCGCTGGTGGTGTAACCGCTTTAATCTGCTCGAGGCCAATATTCCGGGGAATGACTGGCAGTTTCCGATGAACATGGAAGGCGTGCTTGGCTATAACAACGGCATCACAGTCAGCGTCCCCTGGGCGATGCAGGATCTGAAGTGGCTGCGTGATCCGTCCTATGCTTATGGTACCTGGCTGGCACAGGGCGAATATTCCGAGAATGCCAACTATAAGAATAACCCCGGGCGGCCTAACATCTGGACCTGGGATATGATGCAAAATTCGTCGCAGGTCGGCTGGGAGGCTTACAAAATCTACGGCGGCGGCGATAAGGTGCTGAAGAAGTTTGCTGATTTTTCGGCAAATGATGTGACCGGCACGCTGGCCCATTTTAAAGGCAATGATCCGAATCTGGTCTATTACAACCACGGCCCGATAACCGGCAATGACGGAGATACCGTCTCTATGCACTGGAAAGGCGGTGGCAATTATGCCCGTCTGGACGGATCAGCTACTGCCTATGCCAATGCTGTGGCCGCACAGCAGATGTACGAGCAGCTTGGTGATACCGTGAAGGCTGCACAGATGAAGGAGATTGCCGGTAAAATCCAGCAGGCCGTGCTAACGGGTATGTGGTATGACGAGAGTGATTTTGACGGTGACGGTGTGGCCGATACGAACGGGGCGGGAAGCTTTTTGCACAAGAAGGTTGAAGGCAGCAAGGATGTGTTTAACCCGTGGCGTGACAATAATATGTTCGTCTTTAACTTCGGTGTTGTGCCGAAAGCAGGTGAGAGCGGCTATGATCCCAAATATCTGACCCAGCTCTACGATTATGCCGATCCTGATTACTATCCGATCTTCCCGTTCTTCACGGCTGACCAGAACAGCATTATGAAGCGTGTAGAAGCATTCAAAAACGGGGAGACCAGCGCCTTCGGCACAGACCAGTTCGCCTGGTGCAACTTCGGCAATTATATCAATACTGTCCGCGCGTCCCTGCGCTATTATCCGGTCAATAACATTGACAGCAGCACTTATAAAACATTGTTTGACTGGGGCGCATGGCTGCATACCGTTGAGCCGGGCAATACAGATCATCTGGATTCCAATGAGTTTTTCTGGCTGGAGGATTATTTCTTCGGCACACCTTGGACCAAGGACAACCCGCCTAACCCGAGCGGCAAAATGGTGCGTGCCTGGATTCACCACGATACGCTGGGCATGATGAATTACACGGTTCTGGAGGATATGGCTGGACTGCAGCCGAGAACAGACGATATTATCGAGCTGTGGCCGATCAATGTGGATTATGACCATTTTGCCGTAGACAATGTACGCTACCATGATGCGGACCTGACGGTGGTCTGGCAGGACCCGGCTAAATACAGCGACAGCAACCCGTATTACGCAGGTATTCCGGCCGGTTACTCCCTGTTCATTAACGGTGAACGCGTGCTGACCACCAACGAAATGTCTCATATCCTGTTTGATACAGCTACGGGCAAAGTAACCAAACCAACAGGAGATGTTGCAGGTGCTGTAGGGGATAACACGAATACACAGGTTCTTTTTGAAAAAGGCAGTGCAGTCACGCTGGCCTCGGCTGACGAGACAACACTCGCCGGTAATGATAAAGCGGTGGACATGTTCAACAAAGCAGGTGTTGACGTTGTTCATAACGGCGCGAACCTTGCGCTTGCAGCAGACACGAAGATTGAAGCAAGTTATATCAGAAGCGGTTCAGATGTGAAAAAGCTCGCTGACGGCTCGACCATTGCTTCCATCACGCATACTTCAAATACGGCGTTGTTCGGCAGCTCACCTAACCCGTCGGACTCCGTAACCTTTGATCTGGGAAGCAGCAAGACAGTGGATAATGTAAAAGTTTACTTCTACAATGACCGCCGTCCAAAGGGTTACAGTGCTCCGCAAACATTCGGTGTCGAGTATCTGGATAGGGATGGTACGACGTGGAGACCCGTAGAGGGACAGTTCCGGTATCCGGATTATGTTGCCGACAACTACAACAATGTAGAATTTACAGCAGTGGAAACAACCGCACTCCGTGTAAGCTTCACCCATGCTTCCGGTTACTCAACCGGAATTAAAGAAATTCAGATTTACAACAATAATCTGACTGTAACACCTGCTGCAAACCGTGCTCCGAAGGTTATTCTGGAGACACCGGTGAAGGTAGAGCAGGATGCACCGCTGACGCTTGTACCTGTTATACAGGATGACGGCATGCCAAACGGCAAGCTCACTTATGAGTGGAAGCTGATTTCAGGTGATGGCGTAGTTGAAGCGCCGGTGCTGGACCAGGCAGTCCTGAAGGCAAAATTCAAGGCAACCGGGGAATACA contains these protein-coding regions:
- a CDS encoding carbohydrate ABC transporter permease, with protein sequence MTTATALKYSSIKRAKSKSKAIHLALIALSCLLAVVFAFPLYWLLRGAFVSHTEILARPPVFFPKEPGFENFRLGLERIQFLRQLWNSVSIVVPYVIGTVLTTSFAGYAFAKLRFPLRGMWFVLVISSMMLPSAVTLLPQFSLYTSLGLAGKPALIIPAFFCAGGNAYFVFLLRQFFMTIPVELSEAAKIDGAGHFRIYSRIMLPLIRPAMIVVALFSFINCWNEFFYTMIYLKTEADYTLPMGLYIVNGMRIPNYEQVMALALVVTAPCLVFFLIGNKYFVEGITLTGIKG
- a CDS encoding S-layer homology domain-containing protein, with the translated sequence MAKKKKWSRKMWVAALCTAVTLNAGIVPASANYTTDFVHEGVGTDYGEAQWKPGNQITAQPVDFSQETIGQMMQAIEDFDFAKFAQDNSDLPWIDSLLVNTGVIPDDAGDEGGANTLYSRGSALYMKTQDNSKLGFVGTVHYADTLNKDTMYSISLSTGGLTEDKSKRKNYPSHGDQTYSSGGLEINQRKFISAYNSAVTLLKLTNKGSQPVTVKMTVKSPFVTKAEGNELIGNRVAAPLMVGRAGEQYVEAMSYVDVHLSGDGMSAAGSKLVKEITVPAGGSVDEKVVMGWLAEEIPASKTQYASFKEAGNEQAFADQVTQYNEWWAENIPYIDVPDENVKKVLYYRWWCNRFNLLEANIPGNDWQFPMNMEGVLGYNNGITVSVPWAMQDLKWLRDPSYAYGTWLAQGEYSENANYKNNPGRPNIWTWDMMQNSSQVGWEAYKIYGGGDKVLKKFADFSANDVTGTLAHFKGNDPNLVYYNHGPITGNDGDTVSMHWKGGGNYARLDGSATAYANAVAAQQMYEQLGDTVKAAQMKEIAGKIQQAVLTGMWYDESDFDGDGVADTNGAGSFLHKKVEGSKDVFNPWRDNNMFVFNFGVVPKAGESGYDPKYLTQLYDYADPDYYPIFPFFTADQNSIMKRVEAFKNGETSAFGTDQFAWCNFGNYINTVRASLRYYPVNNIDSSTYKTLFDWGAWLHTVEPGNTDHLDSNEFFWLEDYFFGTPWTKDNPPNPSGKMVRAWIHHDTLGMMNYTVLEDMAGLQPRTDDIIELWPINVDYDHFAVDNVRYHDADLTVVWQDPAKYSDSNPYYAGIPAGYSLFINGERVLTTNEMSHILFDTATGKVTKPTGDVAGAVGDNTNTQVLFEKGSAVTLASADETTLAGNDKAVDMFNKAGVDVVHNGANLALAADTKIEASYIRSGSDVKKLADGSTIASITHTSNTALFGSSPNPSDSVTFDLGSSKTVDNVKVYFYNDRRPKGYSAPQTFGVEYLDRDGTTWRPVEGQFRYPDYVADNYNNVEFTAVETTALRVSFTHASGYSTGIKEIQIYNNNLTVTPAANRAPKVILETPVKVEQDAPLTLVPVIQDDGMPNGKLTYEWKLISGDGVVEAPVLDQAVLKAKFKATGEYKYELTVNDGELATTVEVPVTVFVATADLSAMISQFASKNTPLGPLVRNQDDYTPESWQQLQTVLTDAKTLLASAEYSLQEIQDMTGRLRTAINNLRYRNAALLAVPSASYTSAWESVYAINDGFIPRNSNNLNDKSIETQYGNWGGPGNSHWVQYTWQRPVTLSGSSLYFFDDGGGVMVPSDYRFEFWDSAAGEFVPVSGLSEKKMAKNAFNEVTFNEITTDRLRLTMDKQGGSFTGLKEWRAISSKAGGEEPLPADHGAITAVDPVSVSTTVNVMPVLPGKVTVTYADNTKGQADVVWDEIPENKLTIATDFVIFGKIEGSDVRASCRIYVKYDKSRLKTAIDTAADPAVNEEHYDGTEAQWEALAAALTAAQAVYGNDASTEGDIDTAYKALKNAFEALTPVADHGATITGITIPGGTLDQVAKEIVVPETTTIDQLKEGLTVRAGVTYAVYESDLLTLATELKTGYKVKVTGTDQVTTSTYTLALTTVQAPVNTFKLEEQLATAKALKQELYTEASWKPLAAAVSHAAELLESGTSRQTEIDEALDRLKAAVEGLQLVPSATPTPSPTPSPTLSPTPTSTPVVAIPGGTGASTSSPTPSPSSAPAVNKGTILLQPSAAADGKIAVKVAANEIEAAANELTDGTLTVKVTPGTAANQVAVELPIKTLAAAATISTVKLDTGSGVVILPQSFWKSSAGSSLTLLVQTGDSAGSTMNGAGTRSTFTLSIDGSVIPAERMLTQGIRLVLPYALQAGDKAHQVVAYSLLEDGTTRTVAGGKYNAASGLLEFSMKHNGTYMVRGANIGFTDLTNVVWAAEGIEALAARGAISGTAEGTFKPGANVTRGEFIKILMNAFDLQDETAVTTFADVNPDAWYSESVASAQKLGIVNGKGNGSFGANDQITRQEMAVMIYRLANLLKVQLSAEAGNLNTPFTDTKQLKPDALQAVEAVRSAGIINGLPDGRFDPQGKATRAQAAVVIYRLLGQTE